In Bos indicus isolate NIAB-ARS_2022 breed Sahiwal x Tharparkar chromosome 2, NIAB-ARS_B.indTharparkar_mat_pri_1.0, whole genome shotgun sequence, a single genomic region encodes these proteins:
- the INSIG2 gene encoding insulin-induced gene 2 protein isoform X2, giving the protein MAEGETESPGPKKRGPYISSVTSRSVNLMIRGVVLFFIGVFLALVLNLLQIQRNVTLFPPDVIASIFSSAWWVPPCCGTASAVIGLLYPCIDRHLGEPHKFKREWSSVMRCVAVFVGINHASAKVDFDNNIQLSLTLAALSIGLWWTFDRSRSGFGLGVGIAFLATVVTQLLVYNGVYQYTSPDFLYVRSWLPCIFFAGGITMGNIGRQLAMYECKVIAEKSHQE; this is encoded by the exons ATGGCAGAAGGAGAGACAGAGTCACCTGGGCCCAAAAAGCGTGGTCCATATATCTCATCTGTCACTAGCCGGAGTGTGAACTTGATGATTCGAGGAGTAGTGctgttttttattggagtatttcTTGCATTAGTGTTAAATTTACTTCAGATTCAGAGAAATGTGACACTCTTTCCACCTGATGTGATTGCAAGCATCTTTTCTTCAGCATGGTGGGTACCGCCATGCTGTGGCACAGCATCAG CTGTGATTGGGTTATTAtacccctgcattgacaggcatctAGGAGAACCACATAAGTTTAAAAGAGAATGGTCCAGTGTGATGCGGTGTGTAGCCGTCTTTGTTGGTATAAATCACGCCAGCGCT AAAGTGGATTTTGATAACAACATACAGTTGTCTCTCACACTGGCTGCGCTATCCATTGGATTGTGGTGGACTTTTGATAGATCTAGAAGTggttttggccttggagtaggaATTGCTTTCTTGGCAACTGTGGTCACTCAGCTGCTAGTCTATAATGGTGTTTATCA ATATACATCTCCAGATTTTCTCTATGTTCGTTCTTGGTTACCATGTATATTTTTTGCTGGAGGCATAACAATGGGAAACATTGGTCGACAACTGGCAATG TATGAATGTAAAGTTATTGCAGAAAAATCTCATCAAGAATGA